The Lacipirellulaceae bacterium genome contains a region encoding:
- a CDS encoding beta-ketoacyl synthase N-terminal-like domain-containing protein: MPDSSSRRVVITGMGVVCPLGNSTAEMWDALSSGRSGVAPLVNLPAIEGKFTYGGEARDFTGHIDNFGELPKDRKKAIRKALKMMCRETMMAVAAAQQAINEAGFAEEAMEPERSGVVFGSDYMLSPPDDFLNGLNKCGADQADFRFDQWGQTGLPEMNPLWMLKFLPNMPASHIGILNDLRGPNNSLTMREVSGLLAIREAAQTIARGHADRIVAGACGTRIHSFKSIHADQTEQLADASLPPEKASRPFDKDRTGMVLGEGAGALLLEEREAAIARGATIYGEILGTGSAAGDMLAEQSSNDKSLATAGNAALQEAQLKPDQLGHISAHGLGTVEADAQEAQAIAAVGGETASEVPTVAAKSYFGNLGAASCVVELIASVMALREGKLFATLNHESPGSTSPVNIAAAGSSAGDSFLKLSVTPQGQAAAVVVGQQG, translated from the coding sequence ATGCCTGATTCTTCCTCCCGCCGTGTCGTCATCACCGGAATGGGCGTGGTCTGCCCACTCGGGAACTCCACTGCTGAGATGTGGGACGCACTTTCCTCGGGCCGAAGCGGGGTGGCTCCCCTGGTGAACCTTCCAGCCATTGAAGGAAAGTTTACCTACGGCGGTGAGGCCCGCGACTTCACTGGTCACATCGACAACTTCGGTGAGTTGCCCAAGGATCGCAAGAAGGCGATTCGCAAGGCGCTGAAAATGATGTGCCGCGAAACGATGATGGCAGTCGCGGCAGCGCAGCAAGCGATCAACGAAGCAGGCTTCGCCGAGGAGGCGATGGAGCCGGAACGCTCCGGCGTGGTATTCGGCAGCGATTACATGCTGAGCCCGCCGGATGATTTTCTCAACGGCTTGAATAAGTGCGGTGCGGATCAAGCAGACTTCAGGTTCGACCAGTGGGGACAAACCGGCCTACCGGAAATGAACCCACTGTGGATGCTCAAGTTCTTGCCGAACATGCCGGCCAGTCACATTGGGATTCTCAACGACCTGCGCGGTCCTAACAATTCGCTAACCATGCGAGAAGTCTCTGGACTGTTGGCGATACGCGAGGCGGCGCAAACGATTGCTCGCGGTCATGCTGATCGCATCGTTGCCGGCGCGTGCGGGACGCGGATTCACTCCTTTAAATCGATTCACGCTGATCAGACCGAGCAGTTGGCTGATGCCTCGCTACCGCCCGAGAAAGCTTCTCGACCGTTTGACAAAGACCGCACGGGGATGGTCCTCGGAGAAGGTGCCGGGGCCTTGCTACTGGAAGAGCGTGAGGCGGCGATTGCTCGCGGGGCAACGATCTATGGGGAAATCCTGGGGACCGGCAGCGCTGCCGGAGATATGCTTGCTGAGCAAAGCTCAAACGACAAGTCGCTCGCGACGGCAGGAAACGCGGCGTTACAAGAAGCTCAGCTCAAGCCGGACCAACTTGGACACATTTCGGCTCATGGTTTGGGGACGGTTGAGGCGGACGCTCAGGAGGCCCAAGCGATTGCGGCGGTGGGTGGCGAAACCGCAAGCGAGGTTCCAACCGTGGCGGCGAAGAGTTACTTTGGGAATCTCGGGGCCGCAAGTTGTGTTGTGGAACTGATCGCAAGCGTGATGGCCCTCCGCGAGGGGAAGCTTTTTGCTACGCTGAATCACGAGTCACCAGGTTCAACCTCCCCAGTGAATATCGCAGCAGCGGGCTCGTCGGCAGGCGATTCTTTCCTCAAGTTAAGCGTGACGCCCCAGGGGCAGGCGGCAGCGGTTGTAGTTGGGCAACAAGGCTAG
- the fabF gene encoding beta-ketoacyl-ACP synthase II: protein MKRRVVVTGLGCVTGLGSDVESVWKRILAGDSGISQITSFDTSDFKVHFGGQVKESDWSVEGYMDPREAKRVDRFTQFGLTAAAEAAKDSGIDFEKEDPYRCGAIIGSGIGGLNEIEDQERRLILKGPDRVSAFTIPKLMLNAAAGHISIRFGLRGPNYAVATACASAANAMGDALKSIQYDDADIMITGGTEAALTPIGLSGFSNMKALSTRNDAPEKASRPFDSDRDGFVLSEGAGILVFEELEHAKARGANIYGEVLGYGASADAGHITQPDAEGTGAARAMSAAVKDAGIEPTAVDYINAHGTSTPLGDKAETTAVKRVFEDHAKVANVSSTKSQLGHLLGASGGVEMIFALLALRDQVCPPTINLDTPDPACDLNYTPNTPQEREVKCVMNNSFGFGGHNASLVAGVVR, encoded by the coding sequence ATGAAGCGCCGCGTGGTCGTTACTGGACTTGGTTGCGTGACTGGGCTTGGCAGCGATGTCGAGTCCGTCTGGAAACGAATTCTCGCCGGCGATAGCGGCATCAGCCAAATCACTTCTTTTGACACCAGCGACTTTAAGGTCCACTTCGGTGGGCAAGTGAAGGAGAGCGACTGGTCTGTCGAAGGTTACATGGACCCTCGCGAAGCGAAGCGGGTTGATCGCTTCACGCAATTCGGCCTGACCGCTGCTGCTGAGGCGGCCAAGGACTCGGGGATCGACTTCGAGAAGGAAGATCCCTACCGCTGTGGTGCAATCATCGGTTCGGGGATCGGCGGCCTCAACGAGATTGAGGACCAAGAACGCCGTTTGATTCTCAAAGGCCCTGACCGGGTGAGCGCGTTTACGATCCCGAAGCTGATGCTCAACGCGGCAGCGGGACATATCTCGATTCGTTTCGGTCTCCGCGGCCCCAACTACGCCGTGGCCACGGCTTGTGCCAGCGCCGCGAATGCGATGGGCGACGCACTGAAGTCCATTCAATATGACGACGCGGACATCATGATCACCGGTGGAACCGAAGCGGCACTGACGCCGATCGGGCTCAGCGGTTTCTCGAACATGAAGGCTCTTTCCACGCGAAACGACGCCCCCGAGAAAGCGAGCCGACCGTTTGACTCGGATCGGGACGGCTTTGTACTTTCCGAAGGGGCTGGAATCCTCGTCTTCGAGGAACTCGAACACGCCAAAGCCCGTGGAGCCAACATCTACGGCGAAGTCCTCGGCTACGGTGCCAGCGCCGACGCCGGGCACATTACCCAGCCTGACGCTGAAGGAACCGGCGCTGCCCGAGCGATGAGCGCCGCGGTGAAAGATGCGGGCATTGAACCAACGGCAGTCGACTACATCAACGCTCACGGCACCAGCACGCCGCTTGGCGACAAGGCGGAGACGACCGCCGTGAAACGCGTGTTCGAAGATCACGCCAAAGTAGCCAACGTCAGCAGCACGAAAAGCCAGTTAGGTCACTTGCTTGGTGCCAGCGGCGGTGTGGAGATGATCTTCGCGCTGCTCGCCTTACGCGATCAAGTTTGCCCCCCCACGATCAACCTCGACACGCCCGACCCCGCGTGCGACTTGAACTACACGCCCAACACGCCGCAAGAGCGTGAGGTGAAGTGCGTGATGAATAACAGCTTTGGGTTCGGCGGGCACAATGCTTCGCTGGTGGCTGGGGTTGTGCGGTAG
- a CDS encoding acyl carrier protein → MASVLERVTDIVSEQLGVDKDKISAETSFVNDLGADSLDTVELVMELEEEFDVNIPDDAAEKIQTVGQAVEFIEQNGNAS, encoded by the coding sequence GTGGCCTCAGTATTGGAACGTGTAACCGACATCGTCTCTGAACAACTCGGCGTCGATAAAGACAAGATCTCCGCCGAAACTTCGTTCGTAAACGACCTCGGAGCTGACTCGCTCGACACCGTTGAGCTGGTCATGGAGCTCGAAGAAGAGTTCGACGTGAACATTCCCGACGACGCTGCCGAGAAGATCCAAACCGTTGGACAAGCGGTCGAGTTCATCGAGCAGAACGGCAACGCCTCGTAG
- the fabG gene encoding 3-oxoacyl-[acyl-carrier-protein] reductase, with product MPESIEARIKVDLSGQTALVTGASRGIGKAIALALGAAGAKVACLARNEEKLAETVGEITSAGGAAEAFACNVTDSEAVQAIVEKIHADWERLDIVVNNAGITRDTLIPRMTDEDWDEVITTNLRSVFLLTRAATGVMMRQKTGRIINISSVSGLMGNPGQSNYSASKAGIIGFTQTVARELASKKRKITVNAICPGFIATEMTDALGPALDEEVKKRIPAQRLGQAEEIADAVLYLSSGSASYITGQVITLDGGLTA from the coding sequence ATGCCAGAATCGATTGAAGCCCGAATCAAAGTCGACCTCAGCGGACAGACGGCCCTCGTCACTGGTGCCTCCCGCGGTATCGGCAAGGCGATTGCTTTGGCATTAGGTGCCGCTGGTGCGAAAGTCGCATGCCTCGCTCGCAACGAAGAGAAGCTTGCTGAGACCGTCGGCGAGATCACAAGCGCTGGGGGTGCTGCTGAGGCTTTCGCTTGCAACGTCACCGACTCGGAAGCGGTGCAAGCAATCGTCGAGAAGATTCACGCGGATTGGGAGCGTCTCGACATTGTCGTCAACAATGCAGGCATCACCCGCGATACGCTGATTCCCCGGATGACCGACGAGGATTGGGACGAGGTGATTACCACGAATCTGCGCTCGGTGTTCTTGCTCACCCGCGCGGCCACCGGCGTGATGATGCGGCAGAAGACTGGCCGGATCATCAACATCTCAAGCGTTTCCGGGCTAATGGGCAACCCGGGGCAATCGAATTACTCCGCTTCCAAGGCGGGCATTATTGGCTTCACCCAGACCGTGGCTCGCGAGCTAGCCAGCAAGAAGCGGAAGATTACCGTCAACGCGATCTGCCCCGGCTTCATCGCCACCGAAATGACCGACGCCTTGGGTCCCGCTCTTGACGAAGAAGTCAAGAAACGCATCCCCGCCCAGCGACTGGGGCAAGCCGAAGAAATCGCCGATGCGGTGCTGTACCTCTCCAGCGGTTCAGCCAGCTACATTACCGGACAAGTTATCACCTTGGATGGTGGACTAACGGCGTAG
- the fabD gene encoding ACP S-malonyltransferase, which yields MSKTALLFPGQGAQTVGMGAELAANLPAAKALFDQAAEILGYGLLELCKNGPAEELDSTVHSQPALFVCSLAALEQLKVDSPEVAETSAATAGLSLGEYTALVFAGSIDFASGLRLVQQRGAAMQDAADQVSSGMVSILGMERNQVVELCNQAREGDVLEIANLLCPGNIVVSGSTPACERVAALAEEAGAMKVIPLAVAGAFHTELMQPAVERLKAALAEVQIRPPRVPVISNVDAQPHDDPEKIRDLLIRQVVSQVRWEDSIRLLIDEHGIEQFYEVGPGKVLRGLLKRIARKMPCENVSA from the coding sequence ATGAGTAAGACTGCGCTACTGTTTCCAGGTCAAGGCGCTCAAACCGTCGGCATGGGAGCCGAATTAGCTGCGAACCTCCCGGCTGCGAAGGCTCTTTTCGATCAGGCCGCTGAGATCCTCGGCTACGGTCTTCTCGAACTCTGCAAGAACGGCCCTGCTGAAGAGCTGGATTCTACCGTTCACAGTCAGCCGGCGTTGTTCGTGTGTAGCCTGGCTGCACTAGAACAATTGAAAGTCGATTCGCCGGAAGTCGCTGAGACTTCTGCTGCGACCGCAGGTCTGAGTCTTGGCGAGTACACCGCGCTGGTGTTTGCTGGCTCGATCGACTTTGCAAGCGGGTTGCGCCTCGTTCAGCAACGTGGCGCTGCGATGCAAGATGCGGCTGACCAAGTGAGCAGCGGGATGGTCAGCATCCTTGGCATGGAGCGAAACCAAGTTGTCGAGCTTTGCAATCAGGCACGTGAGGGTGACGTGCTGGAAATCGCTAACTTGCTCTGCCCTGGGAACATTGTCGTTTCCGGGAGTACGCCAGCCTGCGAACGCGTTGCTGCTCTCGCGGAAGAAGCCGGTGCGATGAAAGTGATCCCGCTCGCTGTGGCGGGGGCATTCCATACCGAGTTGATGCAACCCGCGGTTGAGCGATTGAAGGCGGCCCTGGCGGAAGTTCAGATCCGACCACCCCGCGTGCCTGTCATTTCCAACGTCGATGCCCAGCCGCATGACGATCCCGAAAAAATACGCGATTTGCTGATTCGCCAAGTCGTTAGCCAAGTCCGCTGGGAGGATTCCATCCGACTGCTGATTGATGAACATGGGATCGAGCAGTTTTACGAAGTCGGACCAGGAAAAGTGCTGCGTGGGTTGCTGAAGCGGATTGCCCGAAAAATGCCGTGTGAGAATGTGTCGGCTTAA
- the rpmF gene encoding 50S ribosomal protein L32 produces the protein MAVPKRKHSNSRSGKRRSHDALKAKQLQPCPRCGTATLSHVVCGNCGHYQGRAMVESAE, from the coding sequence ATGGCCGTACCTAAGCGCAAGCATTCCAATTCTCGCAGCGGCAAGCGTCGCTCGCACGACGCCCTCAAGGCAAAGCAACTGCAGCCCTGCCCTCGCTGCGGCACGGCGACCCTTTCGCACGTCGTTTGCGGGAACTGCGGCCACTATCAGGGCCGTGCGATGGTCGAATCGGCTGAGTAA
- a CDS encoding DUF1559 domain-containing protein, whose translation MRSPSSSCRSAFTLVELLVVIAIIGVLVGLLLPAVQAAREAARRNSCQNNLKQQGLALQMHHDAKRQYPTGRNSTTQFGTSWAFRLLPFIEQEVLFDAYQSNQRVDSDENALAMRTPVEMYYCPSRRSPEADRDFDNNDQPSVVRGVAAGGDYAANAGWDVHFGLNGVLTSFEPSVVAGPMFTGSKIKDRYITDGLSQTLAAGDRHIPRNLVAEPGLEHHDAGDTAFFPADNPRTVMAGVLGGLAANADDDSSEKFGSEHPGIVQFVYLDGHVEAITTDADEETLKKLAAFGDGQIIGDAI comes from the coding sequence ATGCGCTCGCCTTCTTCGTCGTGTCGTTCCGCATTTACGCTCGTTGAACTCCTGGTCGTCATCGCCATCATCGGCGTGCTTGTCGGCCTCCTCCTGCCTGCCGTCCAAGCTGCTCGCGAAGCTGCCCGCCGCAATAGCTGTCAGAACAACTTGAAGCAGCAAGGACTCGCCCTTCAGATGCATCACGATGCGAAACGCCAGTACCCAACCGGACGGAATAGCACGACGCAGTTTGGCACTTCTTGGGCCTTCCGATTGCTACCCTTCATTGAGCAAGAAGTGTTGTTTGATGCTTACCAATCCAACCAGCGCGTCGACTCCGACGAAAACGCACTCGCGATGCGTACTCCCGTCGAGATGTACTACTGCCCCAGTCGCCGCTCGCCCGAGGCTGATCGAGACTTTGACAACAACGACCAACCCTCGGTCGTCCGTGGTGTTGCTGCCGGGGGCGATTATGCTGCCAACGCCGGCTGGGATGTCCATTTCGGACTCAACGGCGTGCTCACCAGCTTCGAGCCCAGCGTCGTCGCCGGGCCGATGTTCACAGGATCGAAGATCAAGGATCGCTATATCACCGATGGCCTCTCGCAGACGCTCGCTGCAGGAGATCGTCACATCCCTCGAAATCTCGTCGCTGAGCCTGGGCTCGAACACCATGACGCGGGCGATACCGCGTTCTTCCCAGCCGACAATCCACGCACGGTCATGGCAGGTGTGCTCGGTGGCTTGGCCGCGAATGCCGACGACGACAGTAGTGAGAAATTCGGCAGCGAGCATCCCGGCATCGTGCAGTTCGTCTATCTCGATGGCCACGTCGAAGCAATCACCACCGACGCCGATGAAGAAACGCTCAAGAAACTAGCCGCCTTCGGCGACGGCCAAATCATCGGCGACGCGATTTGA
- the ruvB gene encoding Holliday junction branch migration DNA helicase RuvB, producing MTKRLAPHDPQLNMARETILSGDDDQLPPERPSFTGPTKEEESALRPQRLEEMIGQREVYERIMIAVDAARIRKEPLGHILLDGPPGLGKTTFATCIPKALDVPLQIASGAALAAPKDLLPYLTNASEGSVLFIDEIHRLPKAVEEFMYPAMEDFRIDITLGEGVNARTLNMPLPPFTIIGATTRTGLLSAPLRDRFQVREHLEFYSQDELCEIITRNAKKLKVPVDEEAAGKIAICSRGTPRIANNRLRWVRDYATTKADGEVTFEVAKAALDMLGVDPLGLDGQDRKYLETILRVFNGGPVGVEAIAHTLNTAPDTLTDEVEPFLLRAELVVRSPRGRKLTTAGYEHLGEPPPEAA from the coding sequence ATGACAAAACGCCTCGCGCCCCACGACCCGCAACTCAACATGGCCCGCGAAACGATTCTTTCTGGCGACGACGATCAACTTCCTCCCGAGCGGCCTTCCTTTACCGGGCCGACGAAGGAAGAGGAGTCCGCATTGCGCCCGCAGCGGCTGGAGGAGATGATTGGGCAGCGCGAAGTTTATGAGCGGATCATGATTGCCGTGGATGCGGCGCGGATTCGCAAGGAGCCGCTGGGGCATATTTTGCTTGATGGGCCGCCGGGATTGGGGAAGACGACTTTTGCGACTTGCATTCCCAAGGCGCTCGACGTGCCGTTGCAAATCGCCAGCGGGGCGGCTTTGGCGGCACCGAAGGATTTGTTGCCTTATTTGACAAATGCCTCCGAAGGCTCGGTGCTGTTCATTGATGAGATTCATCGACTGCCAAAAGCAGTCGAGGAGTTCATGTACCCGGCGATGGAAGATTTCCGAATCGATATCACCCTTGGTGAAGGAGTGAACGCCCGGACGCTGAATATGCCGTTGCCGCCCTTTACGATCATTGGAGCAACGACTCGCACCGGGTTGCTGTCCGCGCCGCTCCGCGATCGATTTCAAGTCCGCGAGCACCTGGAGTTCTACAGCCAAGACGAGCTGTGCGAGATCATCACCCGCAACGCCAAGAAACTAAAAGTGCCTGTCGACGAAGAAGCGGCAGGCAAGATTGCCATCTGCAGCCGCGGTACGCCACGGATTGCCAACAACCGTTTGCGGTGGGTGCGTGACTATGCCACGACGAAGGCGGATGGCGAAGTAACTTTCGAGGTCGCCAAGGCGGCACTCGACATGCTGGGCGTCGATCCCTTGGGGCTCGACGGGCAAGATCGAAAGTATCTAGAGACGATCCTCCGCGTGTTCAACGGCGGACCGGTGGGCGTCGAGGCGATCGCTCATACGCTGAACACAGCCCCGGACACGCTGACGGACGAAGTCGAACCATTTCTGCTGCGGGCGGAGCTCGTCGTGCGAAGTCCCCGCGGGCGGAAGCTCACGACGGCTGGATACGAGCATCTGGGGGAACCGCCACCCGAGGCTGCATGA
- a CDS encoding PrsW family glutamic-type intramembrane protease: MLTNAQRLWLERNTRRADFLWKWGLGILAVGFVVGIAVDASFTGWMEPPERQNLFAPDSEEPEEPQTPPDDPHYQDRVKHWEKIEQHAGRGEWGSVFLAIPKSMLQGWGNVGTTGLAILTGLCWMMFLLQTVQPADDRTFRLLSCIVGLLLGVVSIWFTLFLILYQEIGWGLAESDEFIPGLRFFVLGVGFREEVSKFICFLPLLPWIVRRRDELAALIVAGCVGLGFAMEENVGYIYRSAGSGTLGRLLTPAPIHIALTGLIGLAAYRACRWPKEWGPQFVVVFLGAILMHGAYDALIVLPDLKDYSIGAFILFFLLQWHFFRELRELRIVRRETISLSANFITCVALVAAATFVYMSAATGWSGALDIMFMSVLGQAMMVYLFLREMPESLVTV; encoded by the coding sequence ATGCTCACCAACGCCCAACGTCTCTGGCTCGAACGAAACACCCGCCGAGCTGACTTCCTTTGGAAATGGGGCCTGGGCATCCTCGCCGTCGGTTTCGTCGTTGGCATTGCGGTTGATGCATCGTTTACAGGTTGGATGGAGCCGCCAGAGCGACAGAACCTATTCGCTCCCGATTCGGAAGAGCCCGAGGAACCCCAGACGCCTCCAGACGATCCTCACTATCAAGATAGGGTCAAACATTGGGAGAAAATCGAGCAGCACGCAGGACGAGGTGAGTGGGGAAGCGTGTTTCTCGCCATCCCCAAAAGTATGCTGCAAGGTTGGGGCAATGTCGGAACGACCGGCCTGGCCATATTGACGGGACTCTGTTGGATGATGTTTCTGCTACAGACGGTTCAGCCTGCCGACGATCGAACTTTCCGTCTTCTCTCATGCATCGTAGGCCTGCTCCTCGGGGTGGTAAGCATCTGGTTCACGCTCTTCTTGATTCTTTACCAAGAAATTGGCTGGGGACTTGCTGAGAGCGACGAGTTTATTCCTGGGCTTCGTTTCTTCGTCCTAGGTGTCGGGTTCCGTGAGGAAGTCTCAAAGTTCATTTGCTTCCTGCCGTTGCTTCCTTGGATCGTTCGCCGCCGCGACGAACTGGCTGCACTGATCGTTGCCGGCTGCGTGGGGTTAGGATTCGCCATGGAAGAAAACGTTGGCTACATCTATCGATCCGCCGGCAGCGGCACATTGGGACGATTGCTAACACCTGCTCCGATCCATATTGCGCTGACAGGGCTCATCGGCTTGGCTGCCTATCGAGCCTGCCGCTGGCCAAAAGAGTGGGGACCGCAATTCGTCGTTGTCTTCCTAGGAGCGATTCTTATGCACGGGGCGTACGATGCGCTAATCGTTTTGCCAGACCTCAAGGATTACAGCATAGGAGCCTTTATCCTGTTCTTCTTATTGCAATGGCACTTCTTCCGCGAACTTCGCGAGCTACGCATAGTGCGCCGCGAGACCATATCACTCAGTGCCAACTTTATCACCTGCGTTGCGTTGGTCGCAGCCGCCACATTCGTTTATATGTCCGCCGCCACGGGTTGGAGCGGGGCGCTCGACATTATGTTCATGTCGGTGTTGGGGCAGGCGATGATGGTTTATCTGTTCCTGCGGGAGATGCCGGAGTCGCTGGTGACGGTGTGA
- a CDS encoding DUF4274 domain-containing protein codes for MNSASFFFDDGQSRKFWSYKLRGKKQTIRHGRLGTQGRETAKTFTSPSAAKEATEKLKEQKLAKGYVKVDPSLLKIKRPKGKRAATEAQVAKLEKKLGVKLPQEYRDFLRAQNGGEPDPNHVELPIFGKQDTRPVDFIYGLYAKPEAYKSLLFAEEFITPSLPEGHLPICGQFNLYYYSISLLDKPGCVYFWNEDAGGYDLNEHGDPVFDKSHAILVAGSFNEFLTRIAICLPPAEDTGAEESASDEPYERHIPELSTGKRLSKRRREEIIRLVDEGGEELTAVMEQSEAIMQKKPLRKSRKEADALVAKFLRKMDREIKTFLKTTKSKDELQYYAENMHWEANTRQVMELVKNPYIDAGTLLQTYWYACPEDFYFQYESASEIDSDSDRYTFRVLQHIEKRFLKSQYKSASIPFDPTSHISMWERRDEFARQIPDVMYEPIGGRKKRK; via the coding sequence ATGAACTCAGCAAGTTTTTTCTTCGACGACGGCCAATCCCGGAAATTCTGGTCGTACAAACTCCGTGGCAAAAAACAAACGATTCGTCACGGTCGACTGGGTACCCAAGGGCGGGAAACGGCCAAAACATTCACCTCCCCTTCTGCTGCTAAAGAGGCGACTGAAAAACTAAAAGAGCAGAAGCTTGCTAAAGGTTATGTCAAGGTCGATCCAAGCCTGCTGAAGATCAAACGCCCGAAAGGCAAACGAGCGGCAACCGAGGCTCAAGTGGCAAAGCTCGAGAAAAAGCTAGGCGTCAAACTACCGCAAGAGTATCGAGACTTCTTGCGGGCGCAAAACGGCGGCGAACCCGACCCCAACCATGTCGAGCTGCCTATCTTCGGAAAGCAAGATACCCGGCCCGTAGATTTTATCTACGGCTTATATGCCAAGCCAGAAGCCTATAAGAGCCTGTTGTTTGCCGAAGAGTTCATTACGCCGTCTTTGCCAGAAGGGCACCTTCCGATTTGTGGGCAGTTCAATCTTTACTACTATTCAATCTCACTGCTCGACAAGCCGGGGTGCGTTTACTTCTGGAACGAAGATGCGGGCGGCTACGATTTGAACGAGCATGGCGACCCTGTCTTTGATAAGTCGCACGCGATCCTAGTCGCAGGCTCTTTCAACGAGTTTCTGACGCGCATTGCGATTTGCCTACCGCCGGCAGAAGACACGGGTGCGGAAGAGTCAGCATCCGATGAACCTTACGAACGGCATATTCCAGAATTAAGTACCGGAAAGCGGTTATCCAAACGGCGCCGGGAGGAAATTATTCGATTGGTCGATGAAGGAGGAGAGGAACTGACTGCGGTTATGGAGCAATCAGAAGCAATCATGCAAAAGAAGCCGCTCAGGAAATCAAGAAAAGAGGCAGACGCTCTCGTTGCGAAATTCCTGCGAAAAATGGATCGTGAAATAAAGACGTTCCTGAAAACGACCAAGAGTAAGGACGAGCTACAATACTACGCCGAGAACATGCACTGGGAAGCAAATACAAGGCAAGTGATGGAGCTCGTGAAGAATCCCTACATCGACGCCGGCACCCTCCTGCAAACCTATTGGTATGCCTGTCCGGAAGACTTCTACTTTCAATATGAGTCAGCTTCCGAAATCGACTCCGATTCCGATCGTTACACCTTTCGCGTGCTCCAACATATTGAAAAGAGGTTTCTTAAATCTCAATACAAGAGTGCATCCATACCTTTTGATCCCACCAGCCATATCTCGATGTGGGAAAGGCGTGACGAATTTGCACGACAGATTCCCGACGTCATGTACGAGCCGATTGGTGGTCGTAAGAAACGCAAGTGA
- a CDS encoding PEP-CTERM sorting domain-containing protein, whose amino-acid sequence MKTIRVKQWHVRAVSLLVSLFVCVAPSQAIQPVDMLPPDTSNIVSEGMAILSDGSVYGRSGPSAGVFGNVNAPFKGTYWGAPGPFFQIVDLGTPVGLFQIDMNDSHDAVGEAREPTFPFNVKGFVTEDSLNTPVTTVLSPVSSLDHSRAVSINNSNVVVGTSYTFNSFSAEILHTGTVWRKSNSYTPEVTNIVKRPQSISENGNLVGWEGSSTGAVTKIGNVMGNPIPFTGNIGGLNGTGPTFGMDINDSAQVAGWAFDQATNSGVTTAFLWDPASGMSAVNHSALGAIESFGRAVNNHGLMVGSLNMAPGSGTGDYHAFCYYQGQAVDLNSLIDQTSGWELWHAYDVNDDGWIAGVGTYNGVFRGFRMQHPIIPEPSALLLFGVALVGLVAARPNRL is encoded by the coding sequence ATGAAGACGATCCGTGTGAAGCAATGGCATGTTCGTGCCGTGTCCCTGCTCGTTTCACTTTTCGTCTGCGTCGCGCCGTCGCAGGCGATTCAGCCGGTCGACATGCTGCCGCCTGACACTTCCAATATCGTCAGCGAAGGGATGGCTATTTTGTCTGACGGTTCTGTTTACGGACGGTCGGGGCCTAGCGCGGGCGTGTTTGGCAACGTGAATGCTCCATTCAAAGGAACCTATTGGGGCGCACCGGGGCCGTTCTTTCAAATTGTCGATCTGGGCACACCCGTGGGGCTATTCCAGATCGACATGAACGATTCTCACGACGCGGTGGGCGAGGCCCGTGAGCCGACCTTCCCGTTCAACGTCAAAGGATTCGTCACTGAAGATTCGCTCAACACGCCGGTGACGACCGTCCTAAGCCCCGTCAGCAGTTTAGATCACAGCCGTGCGGTCTCGATCAATAACAGCAACGTCGTCGTGGGTACTTCCTACACCTTCAACAGCTTCAGCGCCGAGATTCTGCATACCGGGACCGTTTGGCGGAAATCGAACAGTTACACACCCGAAGTCACCAACATAGTCAAACGTCCGCAAAGTATCAGCGAGAACGGCAACCTCGTTGGCTGGGAGGGCTCCAGCACGGGTGCCGTCACCAAGATTGGAAATGTGATGGGCAACCCGATTCCCTTCACCGGCAACATCGGGGGACTGAACGGCACAGGCCCCACTTTCGGGATGGACATCAACGACAGCGCACAGGTTGCCGGCTGGGCCTTTGATCAAGCGACCAATTCAGGAGTGACGACTGCCTTTCTCTGGGATCCCGCCAGCGGCATGTCTGCCGTCAATCACTCGGCGCTGGGCGCGATCGAAAGTTTCGGCCGCGCCGTCAACAACCACGGCTTGATGGTCGGTTCACTCAACATGGCTCCCGGCTCGGGCACGGGCGACTATCACGCGTTCTGTTACTACCAAGGCCAAGCCGTCGATTTGAACAGCCTGATTGATCAAACTTCCGGCTGGGAACTCTGGCACGCGTATGACGTGAACGACGACGGCTGGATCGCTGGCGTCGGTACCTACAACGGTGTTTTCCGAGGGTTTCGGATGCAACACCCAATAATCCCGGAGCCGAGTGCGTTGCTACTGTTTGGTGTTGCGCTGGTCGGGCTGGTTGCTGCTCGCCCCAATCGGCTCTAG